The Stenotrophomonas sp. BIO128-Bstrain region GATCCCGGGCGAGCTTCAACGGTCATCGCGAGGTCCAGCGGGGCGCTGGGGCCGCTACGCAGGCGGCCAAGAATGTTCCGCAACCACATGGTTGACGTCCTTCATATCTGGAATGGCGCCAGATTAGTCTTCAAACTCCCCCTTGATTAGTCCGGATTTAGGGGAATAATCATCCCGTGCTCGGCACAATCATTTGCGGCACTCTTCCCCTCCCCCGACTTTGGATCCCGTCATGGCCCACGATCTCAACGACACGCTGATCTTCGTCAAAGTGGTCGAGCAAGGCAGTTTCATCGCCGCCGCCACGGCACTGGGGCTACCCAAGACCACGGTCAGCCGCAAAGTGCAGGAACTTGAAACGCGCCTGGGCGCACGGCTGCTGCACCGGACCACCCGCCGCCTCGGCCTCACCGAAGCCGGCTCGGTCTATCACGAGCATTGCCAGCGCATCGCACGCGAGCTGGAGGAAGCCGAAGGCGCGGTCAACCAGCTGCAGTCCGGGCCGCGCGGCTGGCTGCGCTTCACCGTGCCCTATTCGATCGGCATCACCTGGATCGCGCCGCTGCTGGGTCAGTTCCATGCGCAGTACCCGGAAATCCAGCTGGACATGCACCTGGGCAATGAAAAGCTGGATCTGATCGCCGGTGAGGCGGATCTGGCGCTGCGCGTGGGCACCCTGCCCGACTCCAACCTGGTGGCACGCAAGCTTGGCAGTCTGCGTACGCAGGTGTTTGCCAGCCCGGCGTATATCGAACGCTACGGCGAGCCGCTGCATCCGGATGAGCTGCAGTTCCACCGCATCCTGGCGATGCGCAAGGCGCGCAACCTCAACAACAACCGGTTCTTCTGGCAGCTGGGCGAGAACGGCGGCGAACTGCTGGATTTCCCGGTCAACCCGCTGCTGGTGGCCAACGACCCGTCCGCCTTGAATGGTGCCTTGGTATGCGGCGAAGGCCTGCTGCTGACCGGTGACGTGATGGCCAAGCCGTTCGTCGAATCGGGCATGGTGCGCCGCGTACTGGCCGGCTGGACCGGGCCGGAAGTGGACTTCAACGCGGTGTTCGCCGGCGGCCGGCTGGTGTCGCCGAAGGTCCGCGCGTTCGTCGATTTCCTGGTGGAGAAGATGAACTTCGATGCGAACTACATGCTCGCGCAGTGCCCGGCGGCCAAGCTGGCCAAGCAGCAGCAGACCCAGGTGGAAACCGAGCTGCAGGCGACCGGGAAGCGCATCCTGGAGACGGTGACCGCGGGGTGATTCTGACCATGCTTCATCAGCGCAGTGCCGTGTGAACGACAACGCCGCCCCTTGGGCGGCGTTGTCGTTTTGGTGTTGCGGGTGTGCGAGTGGACGAGATTGTTCAGGGCGTCCCGGCCCACGGCCGGTCCCCACAAGAATGCCGCCTGCAAGGGCGGCATTCTGTTCCCGCCTACGGCGCGAACGTTGCAACAAAACGCGTCGCGTTATTGTTGCAACGGAATCACACGGATCTCGACACGGCGGTTCTGCGCGCGGCCGGCATCGGTGTTGTTGTCGGCAATCGGGTAGGCCTTGCCGGCACCCAGGGTTTCGATGCGGGCGCGCTGCACGCCCTGGCCGGCCAGGTAGGCGGCGACCGAATCGGCACGTTCCTTGGACAGGCGGTTGTTGACCGCGTCGCTGCCGATGCTGTCGGTATGGCCGACCACTTCGATCATCGTCTGGTTGTACTCGGCCAGCGTGCTGGCCACGCCATTGAGCGAGCTGTAGAACTGCGGCTTCAGGGTGGACTTGCCGAAATCGAAGGTGATGCCGTCCGGCAGATTCAGGGTCAGGTTGTCACCATCACGGGAGACGTCGATACCGGTATTGGCGGTACGTTCGCGCAGGGCGCGTTCCTGGCGGTCCTGGTACTGGCCGACGGCCGCGCCGCTCAGTGCACCGATACCGGCGCCGATCATGGCGTGCTGGCGGCGCTCGGTGGCGCTGTTGCCGCTGAGCAGGCCGGCGGCGACGCCGACGGCAGTGCCGATCAGGGCGTTGCGGCCGGTGCGGTTCTGCTGTTCGACGGGGTTGCCGTACTGGTCACTCTGCACGTAGGAGCCACCGGTGGCGCAGGCCGTCAGGGCGGCAGCAGTCATCAGGGCCAGGGCCACGTTGCGGGTTGCGGGTCGAATCATGAGGGTTCTCCTTGGTTACCGGACGGCGCCGGCTTGCGGGCCGTGAAGAGCATAAACAGCCCAACGCGATGCCGGCATGATGAATGGCACGCTCGGCAGCTCCCTGTTCAGGTAAACGCTTACCCCAGAACCGGATGATCCAAGATGGCCATCACGCCCCGCCTGAGTGCCGATACGCGGCCAAGGCGGCGTCGCGGCCTTCGCCCAGATCCACCAGCGGCAAGGCGGGATAGGCTGGGGCGTGCTCGGCCAGCAGCTGCGGCGATTGCCAGGGCGCGAAGCGTGCCTTCAGCGGCAGCGCGGCCAGTTCCGGCACCCAGCGCGTGATGTAACGCGCCTGCGGATCGAACTTCTGCGACTGCGTCACCGGATTGAAGATCCGGAAGTACGGCGCAGCGTCGGCCCCCGTGCCGGCCACCCACTGCCAGCCCATGGTGTTGTTGGCCAGGTCTGCATCGACCAGCGTGTCCCAGAACCAGCGCGCACCTTCGCGCCAATGCTGGCGCATGTGCTTGCACAGGTAGCTGGCGACGATCATGCGCACGCGGTTGTGCATGTAGCCGGTGGCCCACAGCTCACGCAGGCCCGCATCCACGATCGGAATGCCGGTGCGGCCCTGCTGCCATGCACGCAGCGCGTCCGCATCGGGCTTGGCCCATTGGAACTGATCGAAGCGCGGGTTGAGGTTGTGGTCCGGCGTCTGCGGGAAGTGATGCAGCAGGTGATACGAAAACTCGCGCCAGCCCAGCTCGCGGATGTAGCCGTCGATGTCGGCATCGCGGCTGGCACTGCGCTCGCCCTGCAGCCGGCGGACGATCTGCCACGGGGCAATCTCGCCGAAATGCAGGTGCGGCGACAGCAGCGAGGTGCCCACCCGGTCCGGCAGATCACGCTGCTCGCGATAGCCGTTGAGGGCACCATCGATGAACACCGTCAGCGCTTCGTGCGCACCGGCCTCGCCTGGTTGCCAGTGGTCCCAGAACTGCCGGTCCCACGGTATCGAGGGTGCCAGGCCGAAGGCATCGAGCGTTTCGCCGCCCGCCGTGTGCGCGGGCAGCCGGTCAGGCACGCGGGTGGGCGCCGGCAGCTGCAGGCGCGTCAACGCATTGCGCCAGAATGGCGTGAACACTTTGTACGGCCCACCCTGCTGGGTCGCCACGTCCCACGGCTCGAACATCAGGCTGCCGTTGTGGCTCTCGGCCTCAATGCCCTGCTCGCGCAGTTCGCGCTTGATCTTCGCATCGCGCGGCTGCGTGGCCGGCTCGTACTTGCGGTTCCAGTAGACCGCCACCGCCCCGGTCTGCTCGATCAGCTGCTGCAGCTGCGCCTGGCTGTCGCCCTGGCGCAGCACCAGCGAAGAACCGCGCGCACGGAGGTCAGCGTCCAGCGCCGCCAGCGAGCGGTGCAACCAGCTGTTCGACGCGCCGCCCGGCGCCCACTCGCCTTCTTCCCGGGGCGCATGGATGTAGACCGGCACCGGCACATGGCCGGCATCCAAGGCCGCCTGCAGGGCCGGGTTGTCCTGCAACCGCAGGTCACGGCGAAACCACACCAACGCTACCGACACGAGACTACCCCGGAAGATTCGAGAGGCAATGATAGCCAGTGCAGGTGAAGGACAGGCAGCGATCACGCGCGGATGGTCCGCACTGTTCCACATCGCCGTGCTTGACCTCAATCACGCTTGAGGTTCTATCGTGGCGTCCACCGAACCAACGCGGGCCTGCCGAAGCCCCTGTGCTTCGTACCTGTACCGACCCGCCCTTTCGTTTTGCTGGAGATACCCATGGCTTACACCCTCCCCGCCCTGCCCTACGCCTACGACGCACTCGAACCGCACTTCGATGCACGCACGATGGAAATCCATCATGCCAGGCACCACCAGACCTACGTCACCAATCTCAATGCCGCCCTCACCGATGCCGGGATCGAGAGCGCGGATATCGACGCGCTGATCGCCGATATCGGGTCCCTGCCCGAAGGGGTGCGCAACGCCGTCCGCAACAACGGTGGCGGGCATGCCAACCACAGCCTGTTCTGGACGGTGCTGACCGCCAGCGGCGGCACGCCGGAAGGCGCTGTGGCGCAGGCGATCGATCGCGACCTCGGCGGCTACGCCGCGTTCAAGGAGGCCTTCACCAAGGCCGCGCAGACCCGCTTCGGCAGTGGCTGGGCGTGGTTGACGTTGAGCCGCGATGGCAAGCTTCTGGTGGAGAGCAGCCCGAACCAGGACAACCCCTTGATGGGCGACGTTGCGGGCCTCTCCGGTGGCACGCCGATCCTGGGGCTGGATGTGTGGGAACACGCTTACTACCTGAACTACCAGAACCGCCGCCCGGATTACATCGCTGCGTTCTTCGAGCTGATCGACTGGACCGAAGTCGCGCGCCGTTACCAGGCCGCCGGCGGCCGTTGATGGACACGGGTCCCGCACTCGGCCTCGGCACGCAGCCCTCCGCCACGCCGTCCGAGGCTGCAGTGCTGGACCCGCCGCTTGCCCGCCTCACCGCTGCCTGAGTCTGCATCGAATGGATATCTCCGCACTGCAACGTCTGCTCGAGCAGGGCCGCGACAGCGCCCTGCTCCGCTTCGGCCTGGGCAAGGCCCTGCTCGACGCGGGTCACACCGCGGAAGCGGTCATCCATCTGCAGCGCTGTGTCGCACAGGATCCACGGTACTCGGCGGGCTGGAAATGGCTGGGCAAAGCCCATCTGGCGGCCGGGGATTCGGAGGCGGCGGCACAGGCATGGCAGCAAGGCAGTGCTGTCGCCGGGACCAACGGCGACAAGCAGGCGGTCAAGGAAATGGCCGTGTTCCTGCGGCGGCTGCAGAAGGCGAGCGCCGGCCCGGCGTGATCGGCCGGGAGGGCTACCAGAGCAGACCGTTGTGGATCACGGTCAGTACGCCGCGCTTGATCTCCTCTTCCATGTGCCGTCGCCCCGTCCCTTGAATGGCCTGCCATCGGCAGTGCCCCGCCGCAGGGCATCGAGCATAGCGGACGAGCTCGGCGTCACGGAAGGTGGTGCGTGAGCGGCGGATCAGCAGCCGCTCCCGTGACCTGGGCCCTCAGTCGCCTTTCGCGTGCCGCTGCTGCGCATCGAAACGCTGCATCGAAGCACGGATCAGCGCCTTGGCCTCGGCGGCATTGCCCCAACCGTTGAGCTGGACCGGGTTGCGGCCGGCCGGCAGGTCCTTGTAGACGCGGAAGAAGGCTTCGATGCGCTGCCGTTCGATCAGCGGCAGGTCGTCCAGATCGCGGATGGTGGCGTAGGTGGGGTCGATCTTGTCAGTCGGCACGCCGATCACCTTTTCATCCTGCTCGCCGTCATCGACCATCTTCAGGAAGCCGATCGGACGGAACCGCACGATCACGCCAGGATGCAGCGGCTCCCGGGTCAGCACCAGCGCGTCGAGCGGGTCGTTGTCGCCCGCCAACGTGCGCGGCATCGAGCCGTAGTTGGCCGGGTAGGCCACCGGCATCGACTGGAAGCGGTCCACGTGGACCAGGCCGTCCTCCTTGATCTCGTATTTGGTGACGCTGCCAGCCGGGATCTCCACGGCCAGATTCACCTCTTCCGGGGCATTGTTCGGCTGCGCGGCAAGGAACGGGTGCAGCACTGCGTTGCCGGCCACGCCGGCGCCGGTGAGCAGCAGCAGGGACGCGGCCAACACAGCCCGCCCGATGGAACGGCGATGGATCATCTCGGTCTCCACGAAGGGCCGGGCACGCCGCAGCGGCCCGGCCGGTCGGTCATTCCCAGCAACGGTCGGCGCGCCCCTTGAGGGTATGCGCGCGCGTGCAGTCACGGGGGGCGATGCGTCCCTGCGTCAGTTCGGTCTTCTGTTTGCGACCATCGGTGCCACGTGTCAACTCGAAACCGTCGTACAGGCGTCCGGTGACCGTGCGCGCCTCGTAACGCAGATGGGTCGGGTCGATCTTCAGCACCTGGAACAGCTGCGTGTCCTCGCCGACCGGCGCCATGGTGGCGCGGGCCTCATCGGACAGCCGGTACTGCTTCGGCCCGGCCACGGTGACCACGAACTGCGGCGTCGCGCCCTGGCCTTCACCGCGGCGGCCATAGGTATGGTCATGGCCCTGCAGCACCAGATCGACCTGGTGACGGCGCACCACCGGCAGCAGCACATCGCGCAGCTCGGTGTTCTCGCGGCCTTCGCGCGGGGAATAGAACGGCTGGTGCAGCAGGACGATGCTCCACGGGTGCGGGTTGTCGGCCAGCACCGTGTCCAGCCACGCCGCCTGCGCCTTGGCCGTGCCCAGATCGAGCGCGGAGGTGCCATCGAGCACCGCGATACGCACGCCCTGGTAGTCGAACCAGTAGGTGCTGGTGTCCGCGGCGTCCACGCCGTTGCGCGGCAGCGCGAACGTCACCGGCCAGTGGCGACCGAGCACGCGACGCTCCTGCGGGGTGTCTTCGAACTCCTCGAAGTACTCATGGTTGCCGATCGCCGGGGCGACCGCGGTTTCCTGCGGCAGCCAGCCGGCGGCGGCGAACCACTCGCCCCACTCGCTGTCGTCCTGCCCATCGCCCCCACTGACCAGGTCACCGGCGAACAGGCTCAGGCGCGCGTCCGGGGCGGCCTTGATGCCGGCCCGCATCACCCGGGAGACGTGGCTGAGGTTCTTGTTCTGGGTATCACCGAAATACAACAGGGTCAGCGGCTGCTCGGCACGGCCGGCGGTGCGCAGCTGGTTCCAGGCACTCCAGGTGTTCTGTCCCTGCACGCGCCACAGATACAGCGTGTCCGGCTGCAGGCCAGTCACGTCCGCACGGTGATGGTGGGACGTGCCGAGTTCGGTGCTCAGCGCCTGGGTGGTGGCGGTGATGCGGGTCGGCGTGCCGACATCCGGAGAGTCGCCGGCCAGCACCCATTCCAGCACCGGTGCCTTGACCGAGGTATCGGTGCGCCAGGCGACCGAGAAGCCGTGGGCAGCGTCCTGCGCCGGGGAGGCGACCAGCCGGTCCGGGAATCCGCTCGCAGCGTAATGGCGGTTGCCGGCCGGGACCTGGGTGTTGGGTTCGGCACCGGTCTCGGCCTCGTTCTTTGCCACGGCGCTGCCACTGCACAGCAGCAGCCCCAGTGCGAGCGCGGTCAGGGCGGCAGGAACGCGGCTCACGCGCCACACTCCAGCGGCAGCGACAACTGCTTGGCGATGCTGGCCCAATCGAAGGCCACTACGCCCTGGTCATCGTGCACGGCGTACAGCGCGCCGTTCGGGAAACGCGCGGACGGCGCCTGCATCGACCAGATGCCGTCGGTGTTGGCCACCGTGTTGCCCTGGAAGGCGCCGACGTGCTTCAAGGTGTGGCGGTCGAACAGGTGGAACACGCTGCGCTGCTTCCCCTGCTCGGTGGTGATCCACCAGCCATCCTTGCCGCAGGTCCGCAGCATCACGCCTTCGGCCTGGGCCTGGAAGGCATCGCGGCCGAACGTGGTGCCGCTGAAGCGACCTTCCAGCGTGTAGACCTTGAACTCGCTGGCGTAGGTTTCGTCCTCTTCGGCGATCAGCAGGCGGTCGTTGGCGGGGTCGCCCCAGATCGATTCGACCACGCGCAGCGCGCCCGCTTCGGTGGTGTCACCGATGCTGGCGGTGAGCGAGGCCTGCGCCTTGCCGCCCTGCACAGTGAGCGCATACCGGCGCACGCGCTTGTCCAGCTCGGCCAGCGGCGGCAGCACATCGTTGCCCTGCGCGTCTTCGCCAGCGTCGTAGGAATCGGTGACGTACACGTCGTAGCCGCTGCCGAGCTTGTTCACCCACACCCCGTACGGCTTGCGCAGCTCATCGGCGCCGAACACGCCCAGCGGGGTGAAGTCCGGCAGCTGCAGCACCTGTACACGGTGATTGTCACGCTCAACGATCAGCACCAGGTCATCGACCACGGCGATGCCGTTGGGGCGGTCGAACTGGCCCGGCGCCGTGCCGAGGCTGCCGACATCGCGCAGCTTCGCGCCGGTCTGTCCGTCATAGACCACCAGCTTGTCGGTGGCCTTGGCGGTGGCGATCAGCCAGACCTGGCCGTCGGGCGTGGTCCAGCTGGCCGGCGAGTCGATGTTGTCGTCCGGGGTCATCGGGGTCAGGAACGCCTCGGCGACCGTGGCGACCTGGCGCGCGGCGGAGGCGTCGGCAGCAGCTGTCGGCGCCGCGGGTGCCGCAGGGTCCGGCGTCGCTGCTCCGGGGGCGGCGGCAGGCCTGCAGGCGGTCAACAGCGCCAGCGCGAGCAGGCTCAGGCAATGGGAGGCGCGCATCACAGGGCCACCTTCAGGCCGAGGGCGTAGGTACGGCCATACTCCTCGTTCTGCAGGGTGCGCGAGCGCACGCCCTGGTACAACTCCAGCGGCTTGTCGAGCAGGTTCTGCGCTTCGAAGTAGACGCTCACGTTCGAGGTGATCTTGTAGTCCATGCTGAAGTCGAGCTGGGTGTTGGGTGCGACGTAGATGTCATACGCGCGGCTGTCGCCCAGCGAGTCCAGATACTCGCTGCGGTAGACCGCTGCCACGCGGGTGCTGAAGCCGGCCTTTTCATAGCCGATGTGCGCGCTGTACACATGCTTGGAGGCACGCGGCAACATGAAGTCGTCGCGCTCGCGACCGGCCACGCCCGGGTCGAAATCGGTGTCCAGCCAGGTACCGCTGGCGCCGACCAGCAGGCCATCCCAGCCGGCCGGCAGGAAGGCGAGCTGCTGCTGCCAGTTGAACTCGGCACCCTTGACCGTGGCCTTGTTGCCGTTGATCACCCGGGTAACTTCGAAGCCGGGATACGCCGGATCCGTGTTGCTCACCGTGTTGACGATATAGCCATCGATCGACTTGTGGAACACCCCCAGCGAGACGATGCCGGTGCTGCCGAGGTACTTCTCGAGCGACAGGTCGATGTTCTTCGATTCGTACGGGTCCAGCTGCGGGTTGCCGATCCGCACTTCCTCATCGCCCCGGCTCAGGCCGACACGCGGCGCCACATCGCCGAACGAGGGGCGCGAGACGGTCTTGTTGGCGGCCGCGCGCAGCACCCAGTCATCGCCTGCGTCGTAGCGCAGGTGCAGGCCAGGCAGCACATTGGTGTAGCTGCGGCTCACGCTCAGCGGGGTGACCGTGAAGCTGCGGCCGTTGGGCGCCACCTCCACGCTGTTGCCGGTGGCACTGAACTGGGTGTTCTCCACGCGTACGCCGCCGATGATGCGCAGCGCGCCAACATCCCAGGTGCCCATCGCGTAGCTGGCGAAGATGTCCTCGCTGGCGGTGTAGTCCTCTTCCAGCGAGGCCAGGGCGTTGCCGCCGGCATCCTGCGGGCGGGCGCTGTACTGGCCGCCCTGCTGGGCCCAGTAGCGCCGCATGGCGTCCGAGCTCATCCCCTGGCCGAGGCTGCCGCCCCGGTGATCGGGCGTGGAGGTGGTCCAGTCAGACAACGCCACGTCCGGGCCGACCCGCAGTTCGCGCTCATCCACGTTGACGTCGCGGTCGCGCCAGCGGCCCAGCAGGCCGATCTTGTAGCTGGACGAATCCCCATCGAAGCGCACGTTGATCTGCGCGCTGCGCTCGCTGTCGTTGACCTGCTTGGGCGACACCACGAAACGATCGAAATCGTAGTTGCCGTTGTCCATCCACTGCGTGCTGGTCAGGGTATAGCGCGGGATGCCGCTGTTCTGATCGACGCTGGCACCCAGGTCATCGCCGTTGTACTCGAAGCGCGCCTCCATCTCGTCGTTGACGCGCTCTTCGGTACGCGTGTAGCCGACCTTGTAATCGACCACCGCATTGGTCAACCGGTTCTCGCCGCCGGCGCTGGTGGTGAACGTGTTTTCCTTCTTGGTGCGGTAGCGCATGCGCTTCTGGATCGCATCGGCCGGCAGGTCATCGACGCGGTACTGGTTGTTGCCCAGCGCGGTGACCTCGCCATCGCCGAAGTTGAAGAGGGTGCGCTGGCGGGTTTCGGCATCGTCGAACTGGCTGTACAGCGTGCGCAGGTAATACCGGTTGTCCTCGTCCGGGTGCCAGTCCAGGTTGAGGTTGGCGCCGATGCGCTTGCGCTCGATCTCGTACTTGCGCTGCTGCAGGCTGTTGGCGAACAGGTCGTCCTCGGCACCGCCGTCGAACTCGCCGTACTCCACTTCGGTGTTGTCGGACTCGAACTTGCGGTTCTGGTAGTTCACACCCAGCGCCACGCCGAAGGTATCGGCGAACACTTCGCTGTAGTTGATCGCGGCCTTCGGGCTGGTATTGCCGGAGAGCTGCTGGTGGCTGGCTTCGATCTTGCCGCGCAGGTTGCGGCCTTCGCGGTCGAACGCCGAAGCCGACTCGACCAGGATTGCGCCACCGATGGCGTCGCCCGGCATGTCCGGGGTGGGCGACTTGACCACGCGCAGGCGCTCGGTCGAGTCGGAGGGGATCACGTCCAGCGGTGCAGCGCGGCTGGAGTCTTCCGGGGTGCCGATGGCGATGCCGTCGACACTGACGCTGTTGAGATTGGCATCCAGGCCACGGATGACCACGAAGCGCCCCTCGCCCTGGTCCCGGGTGACACTGACGCCGGGCAGGCGCTGCAGCGATTCGGCCACGTTCTGGTCCGGGTAGACGCCCATGGCATCGGAGGACACTGCATCTTCGATCGCATCGCTGCTGCGCTTGAGGTCGACCGCGCGCGTCTGCGACTCCAGCTGCGGGCGTACTTCCACGCGGTCCAGGTCGATGGCGGCGGCACCGGCACCGGCGGCGGCACTGCCGGCCAGCGTGCTGCCATCGGGCGTATCGGCGGCATGGGCGGACGGGGTGATCACCGCCAGCAATGAAAGGCTGATCGCCAGGCCCAACGGACGCTTCTTCTGCACTGCATTCCCCAATCTGTGTAAAGAATGGGTCAGCACGGTATGTCCGGGAGGTTGCATGGGGATGACACCGGGGACATCTAGGGCGGAGATCGGGGTCGCGGGCCTGCCGAGCATGGCTCGGCACTACCGGGCATGGCGGCTTCGGCTTTTGGCTTCGGTTGGGTGTTGCGGCACACTAGTGACCTCTCCTCTCCCCTGATTCCCCCATGAAAATCGTCGAAGTGCGCCATCCGCTGGTGCAGCACAAGATCGGCCTGATGCGCGATGCGTCCCTGAGCACCAAGGACTTCCGCGAGCTGGCCAATGAACTCGGTGGGCTGCTGGCCTATGAGGCCACCGCCGACCTGGATACCGAAGCCCACACCATGGCCGGCTGGGCCGGCCCGGTCACGGTGCAGCGCATCGCCGGGGCCAAGATCACCGTGGTGCCGATCCTGCGTGCCGGGCTGGGCATGCTCAGTGGCGTGCTCTCGCTGATCCCCGCCGCGCGGGTGAGCGTGGTCGGCCTGCAGCGCGATGAGGAAACCCTGCAGCCGGTGCCCTACTTCGAGCGCCTGACCGGCCGCCTGGAAGAGCGCGATGCGCTGATCCTGGACCCGATGCTGGCCACCGGCGGCACCCTGATCGCCACCATTGACATGCTCAAACGCGCTGGCGCCCGCCGCATCAAGGGCATCTTCCTGGTCGCCGCGCCGGAAGGCATCGCCGCCGTGCAGGCCGTGCATCCGGACGTGGAGATCTTCACCGCCGCCATCGATGCCCAGCTCAACGAGAAGGGCTACATCCTGCCGGGCCTGGGCGATGCGGGCGACCGCATCTTCGGGACCCGCGTGGTCGGTTGATCCGCTCGTTCTGACCGGCGGCCAGCACCGGCCGCCGGTGCTTCACACGGCCTGGCCATGGCCAGGCAGAAGCTGCGCGCACCATCAACCCGTGCGTGGAGCTGCGTCATGAAGACCCTGTCCCTGCTGGCCTGCCTGCTGTTTCTGGGTGGCCCTGTGATCGCCAGCGCGGCGACCCCGCAGCAACAGCGGATGGCCGATTGCTCGGCCAGGAACAAAGGCAAGACCGGCGAGGACTACAAAACTGCACAGAAGGCCTGCCTGAGCGCTCCGGCGCCGACGGCGAGCACGCCGCAGGAGCGCATGAAGACCTGCAACGCCGATGCGGCCGCGAAGAAGCTGGCCGGCGATGCGCGCAAGACGTTCATGAGCGGGTGTTTGAAGGCGCATTGACGCGTTGAGCGGGTAATGCCCGCGGCGTGGGTGCCGTGCCGACCAACGGTCGGCACCTACCGCAGGCGTTACGCGAGCGCGCGGGCCTTCAGTTCGCCCTGTTCGTGCACGGTGCCGAAGCGGCCCTTCTCATCGCGTGACACCTGCGCCAGCGCGCACTGCGGGTCGTGGGTGAAAAACAGATGGACGTTGCGGGCCAGTTTGTCTTCCAGGAAGCTGCGTTTCTCGTCGATCAGCAGTTCGGCGTTACGGTCGTAGCCCATGGTGATCGGTACGTGCACCCACGAGCGGCCGGGAATCAGGTCCGCACAGAACACCACCCCACCCCGCGCCTGGCCATCCACGCTTTCGGGGCCGATGATCTCGGCCAGCATCAGGCCCGGCGTGTGCCCGTCACTGAAACTGAAACGCACGCTGTCGCCCAGCGTCCTGGAGTGCGGGCCGTCGACGATTTCAAGCCGACCGCTTGCCTGCAGCAGGCCAGGCAGTTCGGGGATGAAGCTGGCACGGTCGCGCGGGTGCGGGTGCAGCGCGCGCGCCCAGTGCTCGGCGCCGACCAGGAAGGTCGCATTCGGGAACAGCAGTTCGGGCGTGCGCCCTTCGCTCCACGGCGCCAGCAGTCCACCGGCATGATCGAAATGCAGATGGCTCAGCACCACCACGTCGATGTCCTCGTGCTCGAAACCGGCCTCGCGCAGGGATTCGATCAGCACATGGCCGGGTTCCTGCACGCCGTAGCGGTCACGCAGCTTCGGTTCGAAGAAGGCCCCGATACCGGTTTCGAACAGCACGGTCTTGCCCGCCAGCGGGCTGGCAAGCAGTGCACGGCAGGCCAGTTCGATCCGGTTGAGATCGTCCGGTGCCGCCCACTTTTCCCACACCGCGCGCGGGGCGTTGCCGAACATCGCACCGCCGTCGAGTTTCTGGGTGTTACCGCGGATGGACCATAGTTTCATTCGCAAATTATCGTCGCGTGCCCGTTAAATATTCGCTAGCCATCGCCCATGAAAAAACCCCGCCACTGGGACGGGGTTTCTCGTTTCTGCGGTCAGTCAGTGCGCCTGGCTGACCGCGGCGCTGCCGACCGGATTGCGCGGGTCGCTGCCGCCGCTGAGCACGTTGCTGCGACGGTCCCATTCCACGGTCTGCAGGTTGCCCCAGACGTGGCTGGAACCGCGGCCGCCAGCTGCGGTATCGCCGGGCAGGTCGATCTTGTGGCCCATCGCCTGCAGCTGCTTGATGGTGCCCACATCGAAGGTACCGTCCTCGGCCTCGATCAGGTCCGGCAGCCACTGGTGGTGGTAGCGCGGCAG contains the following coding sequences:
- a CDS encoding inorganic diphosphatase, which codes for MIHRRSIGRAVLAASLLLLTGAGVAGNAVLHPFLAAQPNNAPEEVNLAVEIPAGSVTKYEIKEDGLVHVDRFQSMPVAYPANYGSMPRTLAGDNDPLDALVLTREPLHPGVIVRFRPIGFLKMVDDGEQDEKVIGVPTDKIDPTYATIRDLDDLPLIERQRIEAFFRVYKDLPAGRNPVQLNGWGNAAEAKALIRASMQRFDAQQRHAKGD
- a CDS encoding LysR family transcriptional regulator; protein product: MAHDLNDTLIFVKVVEQGSFIAAATALGLPKTTVSRKVQELETRLGARLLHRTTRRLGLTEAGSVYHEHCQRIARELEEAEGAVNQLQSGPRGWLRFTVPYSIGITWIAPLLGQFHAQYPEIQLDMHLGNEKLDLIAGEADLALRVGTLPDSNLVARKLGSLRTQVFASPAYIERYGEPLHPDELQFHRILAMRKARNLNNNRFFWQLGENGGELLDFPVNPLLVANDPSALNGALVCGEGLLLTGDVMAKPFVESGMVRRVLAGWTGPEVDFNAVFAGGRLVSPKVRAFVDFLVEKMNFDANYMLAQCPAAKLAKQQQTQVETELQATGKRILETVTAG
- a CDS encoding deoxyribodipyrimidine photo-lyase, whose product is MSVALVWFRRDLRLQDNPALQAALDAGHVPVPVYIHAPREEGEWAPGGASNSWLHRSLAALDADLRARGSSLVLRQGDSQAQLQQLIEQTGAVAVYWNRKYEPATQPRDAKIKRELREQGIEAESHNGSLMFEPWDVATQQGGPYKVFTPFWRNALTRLQLPAPTRVPDRLPAHTAGGETLDAFGLAPSIPWDRQFWDHWQPGEAGAHEALTVFIDGALNGYREQRDLPDRVGTSLLSPHLHFGEIAPWQIVRRLQGERSASRDADIDGYIRELGWREFSYHLLHHFPQTPDHNLNPRFDQFQWAKPDADALRAWQQGRTGIPIVDAGLRELWATGYMHNRVRMIVASYLCKHMRQHWREGARWFWDTLVDADLANNTMGWQWVAGTGADAAPYFRIFNPVTQSQKFDPQARYITRWVPELAALPLKARFAPWQSPQLLAEHAPAYPALPLVDLGEGRDAALAAYRHSGGA
- a CDS encoding metallophosphoesterase family protein yields the protein MGLLLCSGSAVAKNEAETGAEPNTQVPAGNRHYAASGFPDRLVASPAQDAAHGFSVAWRTDTSVKAPVLEWVLAGDSPDVGTPTRITATTQALSTELGTSHHHRADVTGLQPDTLYLWRVQGQNTWSAWNQLRTAGRAEQPLTLLYFGDTQNKNLSHVSRVMRAGIKAAPDARLSLFAGDLVSGGDGQDDSEWGEWFAAAGWLPQETAVAPAIGNHEYFEEFEDTPQERRVLGRHWPVTFALPRNGVDAADTSTYWFDYQGVRIAVLDGTSALDLGTAKAQAAWLDTVLADNPHPWSIVLLHQPFYSPREGRENTELRDVLLPVVRRHQVDLVLQGHDHTYGRRGEGQGATPQFVVTVAGPKQYRLSDEARATMAPVGEDTQLFQVLKIDPTHLRYEARTVTGRLYDGFELTRGTDGRKQKTELTQGRIAPRDCTRAHTLKGRADRCWE
- a CDS encoding OmpA family protein; protein product: MIRPATRNVALALMTAAALTACATGGSYVQSDQYGNPVEQQNRTGRNALIGTAVGVAAGLLSGNSATERRQHAMIGAGIGALSGAAVGQYQDRQERALRERTANTGIDVSRDGDNLTLNLPDGITFDFGKSTLKPQFYSSLNGVASTLAEYNQTMIEVVGHTDSIGSDAVNNRLSKERADSVAAYLAGQGVQRARIETLGAGKAYPIADNNTDAGRAQNRRVEIRVIPLQQ
- a CDS encoding tetratricopeptide repeat protein; this encodes MDISALQRLLEQGRDSALLRFGLGKALLDAGHTAEAVIHLQRCVAQDPRYSAGWKWLGKAHLAAGDSEAAAQAWQQGSAVAGTNGDKQAVKEMAVFLRRLQKASAGPA
- a CDS encoding superoxide dismutase, with the protein product MAYTLPALPYAYDALEPHFDARTMEIHHARHHQTYVTNLNAALTDAGIESADIDALIADIGSLPEGVRNAVRNNGGGHANHSLFWTVLTASGGTPEGAVAQAIDRDLGGYAAFKEAFTKAAQTRFGSGWAWLTLSRDGKLLVESSPNQDNPLMGDVAGLSGGTPILGLDVWEHAYYLNYQNRRPDYIAAFFELIDWTEVARRYQAAGGR